TCGGATCAGAGTACAAAATGGTTACCTGTCACGTAAagtcatataattatataatatgtaagactaaatgtttttaataatttcatatcTCAAATGTTGTGGCATATTTAGTGTACTGAATATTTTTCTGAGCAAAAGTACGCTACTTTAAATCTTATTGACATGaagaataaaacaaagaattgaagTATGTGTACGCTTTTGATGTCATATATATCCTAATGTGTAATGCTATGGTGACAAAATAAttgttatacattttattttataacgcCTTTTTCAGATTTTACATTGACTATATTTCCTTGCGAATATCCTCTAAATCATACAATTCATTGTGATGAATCTGCGTACATGTGCAGCAATATGTGTACAAgtaaatatgaagaaaatatcTTACGAAAGAGGAAAATAATCGGTTGCTAGGAAAATAATCGGTTGCTAGGAGGGTTAATGTTGATTGAGGAGTAATTGATAGTGTATTTATCTCtaaaacaaattcatattacacaagtaataagttaaaacttattatttgagtaatagttttaattttaagacatgcaccctattttcactgtttcgcaattatctcccttttaaaaaggagtttgaccttttttttaaaaacaatttagaatcctcGTCCTATAAGAATGCTTTATACCaggtttggttaaatttggcccattGGTTgtagagaagaagtcaaaaatgtgaaaagtttatagACAGACAAAGGGACagacggacaacaggtgatcaaaaaagctcacttgaaatattattttaaaaaaaaatcattactaAATACTCATGGCGTAAAGACCATTACCTATTTAAATTGAAAGTTGATTTTGTACGGCATGAATCAATCATTTCCATTCtagattttattaaaattgactCTCCAGCATATGTGTCAGTTATTAGATAATTTTAGATAAAGTATTTGTATAGGTAGGGCAAATACGTTGCTTTATAAATGTTATGAGgtctttttttcatcaaaaggtttttaaaaaaatcatttaatgaagGAAGAATGCACATATTTAAATCAGTCGTCTTTGGCAGATTAAATCTGTGGTAATTCTTAACAAGACCCATAACCCCTGGGCATCAGAATATCTACGTCACTACACGTACATTGTCTGTACAAGCAGTTCCATACCCactcacaattttttttccaatggtATAGTTCATTAGCCAGAAATGAACAAGTTTTGTTAGTATCGTACAATGCACGAGTGCAATTCAGAAGGTAAGAATAGAATTGTCATTTCAATAttgaatcaatttaaattaaaaagattgaaattgaaAGCTGTTTTATGGgaaattattaattttctcgaTTTCATTTCTATGATGAGGATATATCTATAGAAGGTTTACtaagttaatatatatatatatacatagagGAATTAATATACAGGCTGTGCACTGTGCCAccattgcaaaaataaatactataaaaataaactttatggGATATGTTTTTTTGTTCAATGCTAGCATGCAATCTAGgtatattattcattattatatcGAATACGTCTGGAATCGAAATTCGTTTTCGCTTTGTACTTTTAATGAGTTTTAATGAGTGATATTTTGatcaattcatatttttattttcttacatGCCATGACATGTGTACGTCTCGTTATCTGATTGAATATATCGATTGAAGAAGCTATtgtaaagatattaaagtctcAGGGATGGCATATGCAGGTTATTGTTCAGTTTAAGGATTTAAGTATTTGAACGCTCAATACtcatacaaagaaaaatgaaaaaatgaaaaagtttgaGCCAAAAAAACCCTGATAGGAAATGTTATCATTGCTTGACCTCAAAAATAGATTATTATCAAGAGTGATTCTATGACTTATCCTGATTAGTCAACTGACATTTAAAACTTCTGTATTCCCAGAAGATAATTATTAtaacttaaaaaattcaaatttaatattgTGCATGGAAAGCATGAACAATATAGTAAATATgactttcaaaattttcacagaCGTCTTCAATTATGGCATCTAAAAATGAAGCCCAACATATCGTGGAATGTAATCTGTGTCAGCAACCAGTCTCGTTTTTCTGCAGACGATGCGGGGTCAATCTCTGTGACCCCTGTGCCTTAAAGCATCTTCGCGTGAAATCTAGAAACGGCCATGACATTGTAGATTTCGTCAGTAAggatgatgatgacgacgacAAATGTCATTGTGATTCCCATCCGCAAAACGATTGTTGCGCATACTGCAAAACTTGTTATTCTCCGATATGCATGCTTTGTGTATTGAACAATCACAAATCGCACGAAATGTCCGTGCTCTCCGATACAATTGACGaacttttaaaagttattgCACGGGAAAATGATCGACTTCAGTCATACAAACAGGAATTAGAAAGACTTCTGGAGCACACGTCTAAGCTTTTAGTATCAATATCCTCCTTTTACAGGCAGAAGAAAAATGAAGTTACAGCACGGGGAGAGGAGTGGACCAAATTGGTCGAGACGACCGTGAAGAAACTTCACCAGGAACTAGATGATATGCAAAAGGATCACGAGGATGTATTGCTTAAACAAAAGAAAGAGTTTGAAGAAATGATCGAAAAAGTGGATGAAATAAACAGGAAAGCTTTAAAATATCACAAATCCAATAACGTTACAGAAATGCAGACATTTATACCAGTGATTGAGAAACAAGAAACACCGAGCGagtttacacagtatttgtttcCGACATTCTACGAATGTAAAATAGATGcatattatttgaaatcatATTTTGGATACGTTGAAAAATTCCAGGAAAAGAAAACCTCACTCATAGGAAATATATGTACAGAAAATGACTTTCGGTGAAAACAATATTAGAGGTATCAACGGTTTTGTCTGTTATAGATACTGAGTTCCCTGCTGCTGCTGGTGaatatcgtctgtatgatatgGCCGTTACAGACGATAACAAAGTGTGGATGGGAGGAGAAAGCAGTCAGCTGAAGTTGTTTGATATCCAGGGACACCTCCATCACGTCGTCAGCATTACTGACACAGGCATGTATTTTAGTATGTATAACAAACGAGTTGTCTTCATTGATCATAATGATAGCACCGTGAAAATGGTATCTGATGGTGACACTGTGGACACGATGTTTTCTACCGGGGACTGGGAGCCGTGCGGCGTCACAAGCACCGCGTCCGATGATCTACTGGTCTGTCTCTGCAAAGACAATAAATCTAAAGTCGTTCGATTCAGCAGTACTGGTACCGTGCTCCAGGAAATTCAGTACGACTCGCAGTGTCAACCTCTGTACAAAGACGCGACTTAcatcaatgaaaatatcaacGGCGACATCATTGTAACTGATGTAGAGAAAAACGCAGTCATTGCTGTTGATAGATTGGGCATATTCCGATACTCATACACGGGGAAGGACAATGATTTTGCCGTTTGTTCAGTCGCAACTGACTTTTTCGGTGACGTCATTGTTACAGATTTTGGGGGTGACAAAATCCACATGCTCGACAGGGACGGACGATTCCTGAGATACGTAATTTTTGAGGAAGGAATAAAAAAATCCACGCGGCGTCTGCATCCTTGCTAACGGTGAGATGATGGTAGGAGAGTGTAAGACCGGAAAAGCCAAAAGAATTAAATACAAAGAATAACGAAAACATGTGTTTATTCATCGAcgtgaacaaaaatgcattgtGCCTTTTACAAATGTTACATActcatttcaaaatttcaatatgACAATCAATAAAAGGactatttaaatgatttttaatgtttttaaaaacaaagcatTCTCAAGAGGCCTCTTTTCTAAAGACCTTAATTATCTGAGAGATAAGGAACGATTCTGACAACTTATTTTGGCGTAgaccattgatttttttctgggtgtgacagttttttttttacttttattgttaatttgatttttaaaggattttaaacgCTAATCTAAGTGTGTTCTCGATTCTAATAGTCCAAATTTCAACATGTTTGATCACGAAAACAATTGGTTCTCCACGAAAAGCGTCGATATTCCAGCTTAggcaataaaataaaagatgagTAAACTGTCTGTTCCTCAGCTCTTCTTTTAGGATCTTTGAAGAGCCTGCACTGAGTAGTTCGTCGTTTGTGATACCATTCACAGAAGGAAATACGTGTAATATGTCACttagagatatatatatttacattcagtgaaTATTTCCCcgtatgtttgcattggaaatttgtgacgttcaattttctatgaatacactttgctaattTGCGCCATGAGTACAAATTTAAACATCTTCACGTGTTTCGAGTACATTTacttttgtaagattaaatgaaactttaaatcttgcataaccaatttgatattaactttttaaaaaatatcattaatttatatctactccttataaaaaaagattttttctccaaaaagtTTCTGGGACTATATTTCTTGTCGCGGAAgctaactaaataacatgttaatatggctgttccatgtatgtttgtGTCATATCCCTGACTTAGAGCGTAAAAATGGTTTTATGGCAGCgatacacaatatttcatacaaatagacatcatTACGAAACTCAGTACGAACGCTAACGCGCGGTATTTAATTTTTCTGCACTGCTTGGTGTGTCATAgaaccgacgacatccaaaaaataagcattcaatgctttaaTATCAACGTAttagaaatgaattatttataaaatattatcaatcAATATCAATAGACGACTGTTTCATGATATTGAATTCGATCAATACAGCCTTCATTTTTGCTGATCACTTTGCAACTGACCCTGATGAAACTTTCTACATCCTAGGCAGAAGGATCGTCAACGCGCTTAAACTGTCTTCAAGGACCAGTCCCGTGTCTCAGTTACTTCGTGTAGAAAACAGGTCGACATAACGATGTTCTCAGCATCACTGGACTAAGTCAAAAGAGATTCTCACAACCCTTTTATAAGCTTTTGTAAATCAATAACTTTTCTAGCAGAATGAGATTTTGAACAGCAGAAAAGCGCTGCCATATTACCTATCTTCCCATTGTGTTGGTTCCCATGTTATGTGTGTTGTGTTACAGTACcagcaacgttattttttacaatcctatcctatcgtatcgtgtatcaatcctatcgtatcgtgcgtgtatactgttctatcgtgcgttaatgctatcctatcgtgcgttaatcctatcaggtttatcgttcaaatttaacagtttttttCGTTTATCCTATCATGTTAATCGTTTTGTGCcttttcataatcaagtaaatttatttcaatgttgcAAGTCGTTCAGTCCACAGTATACGAAATTTATCgaataagaaatgtaaaatccTATCCAACATTCTATCATGATACTAATTTCCTTATTCTTTAGataaaaattaaccaatataaaatgtatatcatACAAATGTACTTCAGACTTGGTAAAGAAACCGAAgttaaaaaaggaattttttgtacgacttgacaatagaCATTTCCGGTAATTTTATATACGCCTTGAAGTAAATCACTACCGTATGCAGTTCAAATCAAAAACTTGACATTTTTTAGGATTTAGATTtagttaaggtaaaaaaaaaaccaacaaatgtTTTGTAGTATTGGAGGGTTGATAGATTGCCTTTAGTTAAAAGTTGAAGCGGGGAAGAGATTAAAAGTCATCCGATTTACATCGAAACAAGAGTCGAATTTCAAACAATTCTCCCAGTATTGCTTAGAGTAGAACTAGTCCAAAATTCAGAAGAGACTTTGACAGATATCGCACACTTGTCACCGgaaaattgtttcatattaataatagcTGCATATATACAACAATGAGTTGACATACGACAAGCAACTAGAATTGTTCATCAGAGGAGACTGCAAATCGCAAGATCTTCAGCTGCATTTCATAATGTGTACGGATCGCTTATGTATGCTTATATAATAATGAATGTCACTAAAtgaatcaaaaatattaaactttaaGCTAGGAATAGGAAAACTGTACAACCACGTAAATGTATCCCCCTCACAATTTATACATCACAAAGCTTGGGGATTGGGATAAAATAGatattatgaatttaaagtaGTTGTGAATacttgtgtcatatttattCTGATCTGATGCATGTattttcctaaataatgcattccCCTACAAGAagtcatgtcgcgaggggatgctccacTTAGCGGCGCCcttatttactttaattttcgtttaaagtttagaaaaattatgatttctttttatgaataGACGTTAAATGTAGCTTACACATGGAATGTAACTTTATACAGAGCGATTTGCAATCCTATTGCTACCCTTGTAAATGTACTCAATTTTTCCGATGTTCGGACCTCTTTGAAAATGAATGTACAAATAAAAGACCTGCTGATATATTCACAAACAGTAGAATGGTATTTCTCTTCCAAAGACCACAAGAACAGTATCATCGTATAGGCATCAAGTCCTGAAATCGCTTGCAGTGAACCAGTCTCCCGTCATAACGGGTTAAGGATTACCTTAGAACATTAAACTAGGAAAAGattaatgaaatatgacatttgATAACATCTTTTTTGCCGCATCCAATTATAGGGCACAAAATGGTCTTCTGCCACAAAATGTCTTTATGATAATTCAATAATAAAGCTACTtgacaaattataattttcaagcTTAAATGCAATCATAAATGCTAATTTTCTTACGTTTTAcgattacttttttattttgttaagaatgatgataatataaacaataaaattcttctttgatgattcattcgggttatgagGTTAGCGATTATTACCAAAACAATTACATAACTCGCTAAcgtcatgtattttttttctccaatgtcgccaccttcatatcccgcatgaattattaaagaaagcattttgttgggtttttttaatgaacGAATAGGGCTTGCagaatgaaatatgaatttaagTTAAGTGATTACCATAAGCACACTGAAGTAAGTGTATATATGCCAttgttcaaatgaaaaattgattttgcaaTAATACACGATATGTGCCACATATGAGGTAAGAACTGCGAACGGAAGTATTATTTActtaattttgaatatcttaattacagaaataccaaaatatttggatgtaaagaATAGGCGGGATTCGGGCGTTAGCACTCGTAGTTCTTTTGGCAAATTATTTGCGACTTAAGTTAACTTTGTATAGGAGTGGCAAATGTTGATTATGTTAAACTAAGAATATGATGCAAAATTGAAATTGTCAAGGATTTTTATCTTCCATTGAAGAGATTTTTATTTACCTGTATCTTAAAACTATTAATGTTTTGGCATATTTGACgaaggaaaaacaattttttttgttaacatactttgtcaaattcaatttgttGCAACATTTACAAAGAACCATAACCCCTGAACGTCAGAAAGGAGTGTTAACTATACGTCACTACACTCATCTTATCTGTGCAAGTTACTAATAGgtctgaaccccccccccccccgaaaaaagtTTTCCAGTGTTAAAGATTATTATTCGGAAATGAACAAACTGGTTCAATAGTATCTCGCACGTACAGTGCACGAGTGCATTTAAGAAGGTAAGATTGTAATTATCATTTCAGTTTCTGATCAATTCAGTTACATATAAAAGCATTTAAACCGAAAGTTGTGTTTTTATGAAGAATAACTATTTTTcggtttaaaatcatttatgaaCGCAACCTGATAGGCACAGTATTTTGTAGCTATATCAATATTGGGTTCACAAACATAAAGGCGTTTTATGTTCAGTCTGTGCACTGAGCCAACTTTGcaaaaatgcataaattttatattaccATGTAATAGAGGTATACTCTTCgttttaaatcaaatactttTGAAATCCGTTGAAGTCCATTTTTCCttgtaattttaatgaattctaATAATACTTTAAGCAAGcgagattttattttatgacgCCTCATGACACGTATACAGGTTTTAAAAGTACTGATACATCTAGGGTGTCATATGTAGGTTATCGTTTAATAGTAGTTTAACCCTTAAAAAGAGAatgaaagaaatacatgtaagagaAATGTCATGCTAAAAAACTTATAAAGTTAACATTGCTTCAATGACATTTGAAATAGAAGCAGTGTTGTAATGAGAACAATATACAGATTAATTTATGGGGATTTATATTTGGAAAAGAAATACTTTCGATTTGGAAATGAGGAAGTGACTCTTGATTTAGGTGATCAGGCCCCACCGTCACCAACATTTCAAATCCCATAACTCAGTTCTTAACTCAAATTCTCACAAGAAATTAACATAACTTGAAGAGTATTTGCATCTccatttaactttttaaacttGAGTGTTTTCATTTCCGCATACTGACAAGCTTACAattattatgtaatttttattgaGCAATTATATCAAAGGGTCAATTTGGTTTTGTGACACCGATTTTATTTATAGctattttataatttacaattgcaaaaaagaaataaaaattgtttattactAAGGTAATCGATGCttacaataatatttttgttaaagctgtttttgtttaattcGTCAAGcggacatttatttttttatttgtctatAGTATCTGTATTATTTGTCTTTGAAAGCTTTCTTTGATAGCCTTAacatatatgtaatatacatttaGCGGTAATATTAAAGTTACAAATTATGACATTGTATATTATCAATGAATATTTGACTTATGATAAACATTGAAATGACACTTTAAAAATGTGGCTTCATGTAATATAATAGATTGAATAAGTCTTATTCAAGATGTAAATCCTACAATTGATATAAAGCTTCAAATTTTCACAGATTGCTAAAAGTCTTGAATAATGACATCTAAGAATGAAGCCCAACAGATCTCGGTATGTGATCTGTGTCAGCAACCAGTCTCGTTTTTCTGCAGGCGATGCGGGGACAATCTATGTGACCCCTGTGCCTTAAAGCATCTTCGCGTGAAATCTAAAAACGGCCATGACATTGTAGATTTCGTCAGTAAGGATGATGACGACGACACATGTCATTGTGATTACCATCCACAAAACGATTGTTCCGCATTCTGCGAGACTTGTGATGCTCCGATATGCATTCTTTGTGTATCTATCAAACACAAATCGCACGAAATGTCCGAGCTCTCCGATAAAATCGAAGaagttttaaaagttattgCACGGGAAAATGATCGACTTCAGTCACACAAACAAGAATTAGAAAGAATTATGGAACACACAACAAAGCTGTTGTTCTCGATAACGTCGttttataaacagaaaaaagatgAAGTTACAGCAAAGGGAGAAGAGTGGCACAAACATATCGAGAATACCGTGACGAAACTTCACCAGGAACTGGATGACATGCAAAAAGAACACGAGGGTGTATTGCTTAAACAAAAGAAAGAGTTTGAAGAAATAATTGGAAATGTGGATGAAATAAACGGGAAAGCTCTGAAAGATCGGAAATCAAAAAACGTCAAAGAAATGCGAACATTAATACCTGTGATGGagaaacaagaaatattgagTGAGATCTCTCAATATTCATTTCCGACATTCTATGAATGTAAAATAGAtacaaattatttgaaatcataTTTTGGATACGTTGAAAAATTACCGGAAAAGAAAATCCCACTATTAGGAAATAAACTTAGCGAAATTGACTTTTCGATTAAAACTATATTAGAGGTACCAATGGTTTTGTCCGTTATAGATACTAGGGTCCCtgttgctgctgctgctgctgcagaggaggaggaggaggaggaggaggaggaggaggaggaggaaccTCGTCTGTATGACATGGCTGTTACGGACGATAACATAGATGTACCAACGGTTGCTTCTGTCATACAGGAGGAGGAGGTGGCGGAGGAGGTGGCGGAGGAGGAAAAGGAAGAATCTCGTCTATATGACATGGCTGTTACGGACGATAACATAGATGTACCAACGGTTGCTTCTGTCATACAGGAGGAgcaggaggaggaggaggaggaggaggaatcTCGTTGGTATGACATGGCTGTTACGGACGATAACATAGATGTGCCAACGATTGCTTCTGTCATacaggaggaggaggaggaggaggaggaggaggaggaggaggaggaggaggaggaggaggagttTCGTCTGTATAACATGGCTGTTACGGACGATaacaaagtgtggattggaggAGCAAGGAGTGAACTGAAGTTGTATGATCTCCAGGGACGCCTGCACCACGCCGTCAGCATTACTTGTGTAGGCTTATATGTTTGTATTTCCAACAATCAAGTAGTGTTCAGTGATATTAACACAGTGAAAATAATATCTGACACCGATATTGTAGATACAATGTTCACTACCGGAAACTGGGAGCCATATGGCATTACATGCGTTGCGCCTGGTGATCTACTGGTCTGTCTTTTTAAAGACGATCAGTCAAAAGTCGTCCGATACAGTAGTACCGGAACCGTGCTTCAGGAAATCCAGTACGACTCTCAGTGTCAACCTCTGTACCAATACGCGATTTATATCGCTGAAAATGTCAACGGGGACATAATTGTAACTGACTACAAGAAAAACGCAGTCATTGCTGTCAATAGGTTGGGTATATTCCGATACTCATACTCGGGACAGGACAGTAATTTTGAGGTTTCTTCAGTTGCCACTGATTCCGTTGGTCACGTTATCGTTATAGATTTTGGTGGTGACAAGATTCACATGCTGGACAGGGACGGACGATTCCTGAGGTACATCATTCCTGATGAAGGAATAACAAATCCACGCGGCGTGTGTATCCTTGGTCACGGTGATATGATGGTGGGAGAGTGTCTGACCGGAATAGCCAAAAGAATCAAATACTTAGAAGAATGAATAcatcagttttttaaattaatttaaagaaacatgcaatttgtttaaatggttttacaaattttacattCTGATTtcaaaaacactacaatcattgTATAGAAATTTAAATGAGTGAACTATGACAAAAAGAATTCTTAAAAAGATTCACTTTCATATAACAACAAAGCCGgtaaaattttgagaaaaatcatAATATCTGTTgaggtttaaaaaaatatagtaacTCTTGGGAATCTTTCATTTTACTTACTCTCTTTAATACTATTCCATGGGTTCAAACATCTTTACTAAATCTTTACAGAGTTTATATGTATTTAGTTTATAGTGATGAGAAACATTCAATTTCACCCACATTGactcaatatttttaaaatcacgaTTCTTTAACAAACATCGATATTGGTATTTATCCCGTCTTTTTTATATTCTGTAAAACTGTTGTCAGTTTGTTTAAGTCAATTCCTACACACATTCACACATTTCACAACACAAAGAAATGACCTGTTAAGTAATTTGAGTGATTTGTTACACTTTTGATTTTTACTTGCCATTCTACggattaatctttttttttaataaacagtaAGATTGTACAATCATTTTAGGGGATATTTTCtaattttgcccccccccccgcaaaaaCATGAACCTTTTTATGTCAACTCGACCTCATGCTAGCATTACccatgtaataaatatatatattatacgtTTTGACTGTAATGCGAAACTTTTCTCCAGGATGTGGAGGACCCTTTAATACCCTTTATATACATAAAACCTAATTTTCTTTATACTATGGGATCATAGAGATTTCACGATATCCTTTTTATATATGCATGTCTACAACAGCAACAACACAATAATGCCCATAAAGTGGCATTATGTCTCTTAGTTttgttacatttacatgttacaataggttgtttttttttcattcat
This portion of the Magallana gigas chromosome 7, xbMagGiga1.1, whole genome shotgun sequence genome encodes:
- the LOC136269800 gene encoding tripartite motif-containing protein 2-like is translated as MTSKNEAQQISVCDLCQQPVSFFCRRCGDNLCDPCALKHLRVKSKNGHDIVDFVSKDDDDDTCHCDYHPQNDCSAFCETCDAPICILCVSIKHKSHEMSELSDKIEEVLKVIARENDRLQSHKQELERIMEHTTKLLFSITSFYKQKKDEVTAKGEEWHKHIENTVTKLHQELDDMQKEHEGVLLKQKKEFEEIIGNVDEINGKALKDRKSKNVKEMRTLIPVMEKQEILSEISQYSFPTFYECKIDTNYLKSYFGYVEKLPEKKIPLLGNKLSEIDFSIKTILEVPMVLSVIDTRVPVAAAAAAEEEEEEEEEEEEEEPRLYDMAVTDDNIDVPTVASVIQEEEVAEEVAEEEKEESRLYDMAVTDDNIDVPTVASVIQEEQEEEEEEEESRWYDMAVTDDNIDVPTIASVIQEEEEEEEEEEEEEEEEEEEFRLYNMAVTDDNKVWIGGARSELKLYDLQGRLHHAVSITCVGLYVCISNNQVVFSDINTVKIISDTDIVDTMFTTGNWEPYGITCVAPGDLLVCLFKDDQSKVVRYSSTGTVLQEIQYDSQCQPLYQYAIYIAENVNGDIIVTDYKKNAVIAVNRLGIFRYSYSGQDSNFEVSSVATDSVGHVIVIDFGGDKIHMLDRDGRFLRYIIPDEGITNPRGVCILGHGDMMVGECLTGIAKRIKYLEE